In Streptomyces sp. NBC_01717, one DNA window encodes the following:
- a CDS encoding SDR family NAD(P)-dependent oxidoreductase, with the protein MTDLLRTPFGFSSTADDVIAGIDLTGRRALVTGATSGLGVETARTLAAAGAEVVLGVRRREAGDRIAAQITERTGNPLVSARALDLADLRSVTAFVASWDGPLHILINNAGIMALPELEVTPEGHELQFATNYLGHFALTSGLHDALAAASGARIVSVSSSAHLFSPVIFDDLDFRFRPYDRWAAYAQSKTADVLLAVEADRRWSHEGILANALNPGAIATGLQKHTGGLQTPVDKQKTPAQGAATSVLLAASPLVESVGGRYFEDCNEAPVLRGKPVMFGGGVAPWALDAYNAERLWDTSTDLVARATTVR; encoded by the coding sequence ATGACCGACCTCCTGCGTACGCCCTTCGGATTCTCCTCGACAGCCGACGACGTGATCGCCGGGATCGACCTCACAGGACGGCGTGCGTTGGTCACCGGCGCGACTTCCGGACTCGGGGTCGAGACCGCGCGCACCCTGGCCGCAGCGGGCGCCGAAGTGGTCCTCGGAGTCCGGCGCCGCGAAGCCGGTGACCGCATCGCCGCACAGATCACCGAACGGACCGGTAACCCCCTGGTGAGCGCCCGCGCACTCGACCTCGCCGATCTGCGGTCGGTGACCGCATTCGTCGCGTCCTGGGACGGTCCCCTGCACATCCTGATCAACAACGCCGGGATCATGGCGCTGCCCGAGCTGGAAGTGACCCCGGAGGGGCACGAACTCCAGTTCGCCACGAACTACCTCGGTCACTTCGCCCTGACCAGTGGCCTGCATGACGCACTCGCCGCGGCTTCCGGCGCCCGGATCGTCTCGGTCAGCTCGAGCGCGCACCTGTTCTCACCGGTGATCTTCGACGACCTGGACTTCCGGTTCCGCCCCTACGACCGGTGGGCGGCCTACGCCCAGTCCAAGACCGCCGATGTGCTGCTCGCGGTGGAAGCCGACCGTCGGTGGTCGCACGAGGGCATTCTCGCCAACGCCCTCAACCCCGGGGCGATCGCCACCGGGCTGCAGAAGCACACCGGTGGCCTGCAGACCCCCGTCGACAAGCAGAAGACGCCCGCGCAGGGCGCCGCCACCTCTGTGCTGCTCGCCGCATCACCCCTGGTCGAGAGCGTCGGCGGCCGCTACTTCGAGGACTGCAACGAAGCCCCGGTCCTGCGTGGCAAGCCCGTCATGTTCGGTGGCGGAGTCGCCCCTTGGGCACTCGACGCCTACAACGCGGAGCGGCTGTGGGACACCTCGACCGATCTCGTCGCACGTGCCACGACCGTGCGCTGA
- a CDS encoding LacI family DNA-binding transcriptional regulator: MAEPRRSRVTVRAIAAEAGVSIATVSRVMNGHHHVASETRALVHRAVERLGAPTPVRRGAAGGAIYVRCPYVLTDYFGVIVSSIAETLELHGRRVVLSAGDAGRRAGVLAGLPQEAGIAGAVLLLPPEPEAELETLRALNFPFVVVDPRSPLSQDIASVSAAHLTAARSVTAHLVQLGHRRIGVIGGPGDWLASQSRIAGHGAALAEAGLLPSPGLFRSVEPTADRGYEAAGELLDLPERPTALIAFNDRTAVGALRAAYERNLRVPHDLSITGFDDTDLGRSTVPRLTTVRQPLEEMGRMAVSLLMRLLERHTVDTLHVELATHLVPRESTGPAPRVRPRPRPAAASRCLDETNDEAGP; this comes from the coding sequence GTGGCTGAGCCGAGGCGTTCCCGGGTCACGGTGCGGGCGATCGCGGCGGAGGCAGGCGTGTCGATCGCTACGGTGTCGCGCGTGATGAACGGGCATCACCATGTGGCCTCCGAGACGCGGGCGCTGGTGCACCGGGCGGTCGAACGACTGGGCGCTCCCACGCCCGTCAGGCGCGGGGCTGCGGGAGGTGCGATCTATGTGCGCTGCCCGTATGTGCTGACCGACTATTTCGGGGTCATCGTCTCCTCGATCGCAGAGACGCTGGAACTGCACGGCAGACGCGTGGTGCTCAGCGCGGGCGACGCCGGCCGCCGGGCCGGAGTGCTGGCCGGACTGCCGCAGGAAGCGGGAATCGCGGGGGCGGTACTGCTCCTGCCACCCGAGCCGGAAGCTGAGTTGGAAACGCTGCGAGCCCTGAACTTCCCTTTCGTGGTGGTCGATCCCCGCAGCCCGCTGTCCCAGGACATCGCCTCGGTCTCCGCGGCCCACCTGACTGCGGCCCGCTCCGTCACCGCTCATCTGGTGCAGTTGGGCCACCGGCGCATCGGCGTCATCGGTGGCCCCGGCGACTGGCTGGCCAGTCAGTCGCGCATCGCCGGCCACGGCGCGGCGCTCGCCGAGGCCGGTCTGCTGCCCTCTCCCGGTCTGTTCCGCAGCGTCGAGCCGACGGCCGACCGAGGCTATGAAGCCGCGGGGGAACTCCTCGACCTGCCCGAACGTCCCACTGCGCTGATCGCGTTCAACGACAGAACGGCGGTCGGGGCCCTGCGGGCCGCGTACGAACGAAATCTGCGGGTGCCGCACGATCTGTCGATCACCGGGTTCGATGACACCGATCTGGGCCGCAGCACTGTGCCCCGGCTGACGACGGTTCGTCAGCCGCTGGAGGAGATGGGCCGGATGGCCGTCTCACTGTTGATGCGGCTGCTGGAGCGCCACACTGTGGACACCCTGCACGTGGAGCTCGCCACCCATCTCGTACCGCGTGAATCGACGGGGCCCGCACCGCGCGTCCGACCTCGGCCACGGCCTGCTGCCGCATCACGCTGCCTCGATGAGACGAATGACGAGGCCGGGCCGTGA
- a CDS encoding discoidin domain-containing protein encodes MKRALGAAAFTAAALCLTCLPATATTTHAPASSKHHPAAPRAQVWLTTADGTQELRQQEPVAFHPGASDLTTITVDPDQSFQRMDGFGGALTDSSAHVLAQLPRRARDSAMQKLFDPEEGIGVSFVRQPVGSSDFTAEATHYTYDDVPAGRTDFALRHFSIAHDQQQILPLLRQAKKLNPQLTVMATPWSPPAWMKDNDSLVGGHLKDDPKVYDAYARYLVKFVQAYAAAGVPVDYLTVQNEPQNRKPSAYPGTDLPVQQEAKVIEALGPLLHRASPRTKILAYDHNWTTHPDDIATAEKLGEDPETDYPYEVLDGPAAKWIAGTAYHCYSGDPSAQSALHDAHPDKGIWFTECSGSHGAGDTPAQIFRSTLTWHARTITVGTTRNWAKSVADWNLVLDAEGGPHNGGCDTCSALLAVRPDGTVTTSAEYYTIGHLAKFVRPGAVRIGSTNYGTTGWNGRLTDVAFRNPDGSTALVVHNENDDPRSFAVAVGDQTFEYTLPGGALATFTWPKSTALTSRLHEVSLDGAHATAQPAGQGAAGLAIDADGSTRWSSGQGQEPGQHIEIDLGKPTAFRRVAVDSGDEPGDYARAWEVSVSDDGTNWHTAATGTGTGQLTNVDLRPTTARHVRVTATGTAGNWWSLADVRLYR; translated from the coding sequence ATGAAACGTGCCCTGGGTGCCGCCGCCTTCACGGCCGCCGCTCTCTGCCTGACCTGTCTGCCGGCCACGGCGACCACCACACACGCGCCCGCGTCATCGAAGCACCACCCGGCGGCTCCCCGGGCACAGGTGTGGCTGACCACCGCCGACGGCACGCAGGAATTGCGGCAGCAGGAGCCGGTCGCCTTCCACCCCGGGGCATCCGACCTCACCACCATCACCGTCGACCCCGATCAGAGCTTCCAGCGCATGGACGGCTTCGGCGGCGCGCTCACGGACTCCTCCGCCCATGTTCTCGCCCAACTGCCCCGCCGGGCGAGGGACTCCGCGATGCAGAAGCTCTTCGACCCCGAGGAGGGCATCGGCGTGAGCTTCGTACGCCAGCCGGTCGGCTCCTCCGACTTCACCGCCGAGGCCACTCACTACACCTACGACGACGTCCCGGCCGGACGGACCGACTTCGCTCTTCGCCACTTCAGCATCGCCCACGACCAGCAGCAGATACTGCCGCTGCTGCGCCAGGCGAAGAAGCTCAATCCTCAACTCACCGTGATGGCCACTCCCTGGAGTCCGCCTGCCTGGATGAAGGACAACGACTCCCTCGTCGGCGGGCACCTCAAGGACGACCCGAAGGTGTACGACGCGTATGCCCGCTACCTGGTGAAGTTCGTCCAGGCATACGCCGCCGCAGGCGTGCCGGTCGACTACCTCACCGTGCAGAACGAGCCGCAGAACCGCAAGCCCAGCGCCTACCCCGGCACCGACCTGCCCGTACAGCAGGAGGCCAAGGTCATCGAGGCCCTCGGGCCGCTGCTGCACAGGGCCAGCCCGCGCACCAAGATCCTGGCGTACGACCACAACTGGACCACCCACCCCGACGACATCGCCACCGCCGAAAAGCTCGGCGAGGACCCGGAGACCGACTACCCCTACGAGGTGCTGGACGGTCCGGCTGCCAAGTGGATCGCGGGCACCGCCTACCATTGCTACTCGGGCGACCCCAGCGCACAGAGCGCCCTGCACGACGCGCACCCCGACAAGGGCATCTGGTTCACCGAGTGCTCCGGCTCGCACGGCGCCGGCGACACCCCCGCGCAGATCTTCCGCTCCACGCTCACCTGGCACGCGCGCACCATCACCGTCGGCACCACCCGTAACTGGGCCAAGTCCGTCGCCGACTGGAACCTCGTGCTGGACGCGGAGGGCGGCCCGCACAACGGCGGCTGCGACACCTGCAGCGCGCTGCTCGCCGTCCGGCCGGACGGGACCGTCACGACCAGCGCCGAGTACTACACCATCGGCCACCTGGCGAAATTTGTGCGCCCCGGCGCGGTACGGATCGGCAGCACCAACTACGGCACCACCGGCTGGAACGGCCGGCTCACCGATGTCGCCTTCCGCAACCCCGACGGTTCCACCGCACTCGTCGTCCACAACGAGAACGACGACCCGCGCAGCTTCGCCGTCGCAGTCGGCGACCAGACCTTCGAATACACCCTGCCGGGCGGCGCGCTGGCCACCTTCACGTGGCCGAAGTCGACGGCCCTGACCAGCCGACTCCACGAGGTTTCCTTGGACGGCGCCCACGCCACCGCCCAGCCCGCCGGTCAGGGCGCGGCCGGCCTGGCCATCGACGCCGACGGTTCGACCCGCTGGTCCAGCGGACAGGGTCAGGAGCCCGGTCAGCACATCGAGATTGATCTCGGCAAGCCCACCGCCTTCCGTCGTGTCGCCGTCGACAGCGGCGACGAACCCGGGGACTACGCCCGGGCGTGGGAGGTCTCCGTCAGCGACGACGGAACCAACTGGCACACTGCGGCCACCGGTACCGGAACCGGCCAGCTCACCAACGTCGACCTGCGTCCCACCACCGCACGCCACGTCCGCGTGACAGCGACCGGCACCGCCGGTAACTGGTGGAGCCTGGCCGACGTCCGCCTCTACCGCTGA
- a CDS encoding ATP-binding protein produces MTTSAHLSAAQLRTLFLFEELSDEQLDWLAERGRAEQRPAGTVVYAEGERATCFFVLLSGAIALSRVLHGDEVEVTRTDQRGVYSGATRAYLGDRVEQRYPHTMRAVTDAEFFVLPADDFASAIGTWFPMALHLLEGLFFGSRAANAIVNERERLLALASLSAGLTHELNNPAAAAVRATAALRERVTAMRHKLAMIADGRLDGSELHRLVELQDDAVQQAAAASGLPALAAADAEDTVGDWLEERGVTEAWELAPTLVAAEIGVPWLTSVADTIGEDNLGSTVRWLAYTIDAELLMGEIDDAVTRISGLVGAAQQYAQLDRAPQQTVDVHTLLDATLTMLRAKIPSGVEVVKDYDRELPPILAFGAELNQVWTNLIINAVDAMPAGGTLTIRTWREEAHLLVEVADTGAGIPSDIRPRIFEPFFTTKPVGEGTGLGLDITYRIVVNKHHGDIRVSSEPGDTRFQVCLPIEPQDEGS; encoded by the coding sequence GTGACCACGTCAGCACATCTGTCAGCGGCGCAGTTGCGGACTCTGTTCCTGTTCGAGGAGCTCAGCGACGAGCAGCTCGACTGGCTGGCAGAGCGCGGCCGTGCGGAGCAACGGCCTGCCGGGACCGTGGTGTACGCGGAGGGCGAGCGGGCCACATGCTTCTTCGTGCTGCTCAGCGGAGCGATCGCGCTCAGCCGTGTGCTGCACGGCGACGAGGTGGAGGTCACCCGCACCGATCAACGCGGTGTCTACAGCGGGGCGACTCGCGCATACCTCGGGGACCGCGTCGAGCAGCGCTATCCCCACACCATGCGGGCTGTCACCGATGCCGAGTTCTTCGTACTGCCTGCCGATGATTTCGCGAGCGCGATCGGCACATGGTTCCCGATGGCACTTCACCTGCTGGAGGGCTTGTTCTTCGGTTCGCGTGCGGCCAATGCCATCGTCAATGAGCGCGAGCGGCTGCTGGCACTGGCGTCTCTGTCGGCAGGGCTCACACATGAGCTGAACAATCCTGCGGCAGCCGCTGTACGGGCCACCGCGGCTCTGCGGGAGCGAGTGACCGCCATGCGCCACAAGCTCGCCATGATCGCTGACGGCCGACTGGACGGAAGTGAGCTGCATCGTCTCGTGGAGCTGCAGGACGACGCGGTTCAACAGGCCGCTGCGGCTTCCGGTCTGCCGGCGCTGGCGGCGGCGGATGCGGAGGACACGGTCGGCGACTGGCTCGAGGAGCGCGGGGTCACGGAGGCGTGGGAGCTTGCGCCGACTCTGGTCGCCGCGGAAATCGGCGTGCCGTGGCTGACCTCGGTGGCCGACACCATCGGTGAGGACAATCTCGGCTCCACGGTGAGGTGGCTGGCGTACACCATCGACGCGGAACTTCTGATGGGTGAGATCGATGACGCCGTGACCCGCATCTCGGGACTGGTCGGCGCCGCACAGCAGTACGCGCAGCTGGACCGGGCGCCGCAGCAGACCGTGGATGTACACACTTTGCTCGACGCCACGTTGACGATGCTGCGGGCGAAGATCCCGTCCGGTGTCGAGGTGGTCAAGGACTACGACCGTGAACTACCGCCGATCCTGGCCTTCGGAGCCGAGCTGAATCAGGTGTGGACCAACCTGATCATCAACGCCGTCGACGCCATGCCTGCCGGGGGCACGCTGACCATCCGGACCTGGCGGGAGGAGGCCCACCTGCTCGTGGAGGTGGCCGACACCGGCGCAGGGATTCCGTCCGACATCAGGCCTCGGATCTTCGAGCCCTTCTTCACCACCAAACCGGTCGGTGAGGGCACCGGGCTGGGGCTGGACATCACCTACCGCATCGTGGTCAACAAACATCACGGGGACATCCGGGTCTCCTCGGAGCCGGGTGACACCCGCTTTCAGGTGTGCCTGCCCATCGAACCGCAGGACGAGGGATCCTGA
- a CDS encoding FAD-dependent oxidoreductase — MPNPTILTVDDDPAVSRAVARDIRRQYGDRYRILRALSGRDALEALRELKLRGDPLALMLADYRMPQMNGIEFLEAAMDLFPLARRVLLTAYSDTEAAIDAINVVDLDHYLLKPWSPPEEHLYPVIDTLLDLWHATPDPGELETRVVGHRWSAPSFTVRDFLTRNLVPYRWLLSDEPEGERLLAAAGLSATDVPLVVTPDGKTLVSPTERELAAQVGLSTVPASDFYDLVVVGGGPAGLGAAVYGASEGLRTVLVEQQATGGQAGQSSRIENYLGFPDGVSGSQLTERARRQALKFGAEILSAQQAVALEVAGSGRVLRLGPESSIAAHTVVLATGVSYRRLGATGLEEFTGAGVFYGSAVTEAPSCSGEDVYIVGGANSAGQAAVYFSRYARRVHVLIRQGDLSRSMSSYLIDQINCISNIDIHPWTEVVGAEGEGHLEQLSLRETRSGAARTVAASWLFIFIGAEPHTEWLAGVITRDERGFVVTGPDLVAGGERPPGWRLPRDPYHLESSVPGVFAAGDVRSSSVKRVASAVGEGAMAVALVHRYLEAQ; from the coding sequence ATGCCGAACCCGACGATCCTGACTGTCGACGACGACCCGGCAGTCTCCCGGGCGGTCGCCCGCGACATCCGGCGGCAGTACGGCGACCGCTACCGCATCCTGCGCGCACTCTCCGGCCGCGATGCCCTGGAAGCACTGCGTGAGCTCAAGCTCCGTGGCGATCCGCTCGCGCTCATGCTCGCCGACTACCGCATGCCGCAGATGAACGGCATCGAGTTCCTCGAGGCGGCCATGGACCTCTTTCCGCTCGCCCGTCGCGTGCTGCTGACCGCCTACTCGGACACGGAAGCGGCCATCGACGCCATCAATGTCGTGGACCTCGACCACTATCTCCTCAAGCCCTGGAGCCCGCCGGAAGAGCACCTGTATCCGGTGATCGACACGCTGCTGGACCTGTGGCACGCGACGCCTGATCCAGGAGAGCTGGAGACCCGCGTGGTCGGGCACCGCTGGTCCGCTCCCTCCTTCACGGTTCGCGACTTCCTCACGCGTAATCTCGTCCCCTATCGGTGGTTGTTGTCCGACGAGCCGGAGGGGGAGCGCCTGCTCGCTGCCGCAGGGCTCTCCGCGACCGATGTACCGCTGGTTGTCACCCCGGACGGGAAGACTCTGGTCTCCCCCACCGAGCGGGAGCTCGCCGCGCAGGTCGGACTCAGTACCGTTCCGGCCTCGGACTTCTACGACCTGGTAGTGGTCGGTGGAGGACCGGCCGGTCTGGGAGCTGCTGTCTACGGCGCTTCGGAGGGACTGCGTACGGTGCTGGTGGAGCAGCAGGCGACCGGCGGGCAGGCCGGTCAGAGCAGCCGTATCGAGAACTACCTCGGCTTCCCCGACGGCGTCTCCGGTTCCCAGCTGACCGAGCGGGCCCGCCGCCAGGCGCTGAAGTTCGGGGCGGAGATCCTCAGCGCGCAGCAGGCTGTCGCACTGGAGGTGGCGGGGTCGGGCCGGGTGCTGCGCCTGGGTCCGGAGAGCTCCATCGCCGCGCACACCGTGGTCCTGGCCACCGGCGTGTCCTACCGACGGCTGGGCGCCACCGGGCTGGAGGAGTTCACGGGAGCGGGCGTCTTCTACGGGTCCGCCGTCACCGAGGCGCCGAGCTGCTCCGGGGAGGACGTGTACATCGTCGGCGGTGCCAACTCTGCAGGGCAGGCGGCGGTGTACTTCTCGCGCTACGCACGACGTGTTCACGTCCTCATCCGCCAAGGCGATCTGAGCCGGTCGATGTCCAGCTATCTGATCGACCAGATCAACTGCATCTCCAACATCGACATCCACCCGTGGACCGAGGTGGTCGGCGCTGAGGGCGAAGGGCACCTGGAGCAGCTGTCCCTCCGCGAGACCCGGTCCGGCGCCGCGCGCACCGTCGCCGCGTCGTGGCTGTTCATCTTCATCGGGGCCGAGCCGCATACGGAGTGGCTGGCGGGGGTGATCACCCGCGATGAGCGCGGATTCGTGGTGACCGGCCCCGACCTGGTGGCCGGAGGGGAGCGGCCGCCCGGTTGGCGGCTGCCGAGGGATCCGTACCACCTGGAGTCGAGCGTGCCCGGTGTCTTCGCCGCGGGGGATGTGCGCTCCTCCTCGGTCAAACGTGTCGCGTCGGCCGTCGGCGAGGGAGCCATGGCCGTCGCGCTGGTGCACCGCTATCTGGAGGCGCAGTGA
- a CDS encoding cysteine desulfurase-like protein: protein MAFDVDAVRAQIPALKSGSARFDAPGGTQTPQPVIDALMDALANPLANRGRTTEGERNAEAIVAGARRALADLLGADPRGIVFGRSATQLTYDLSRTLAKNWGPGDEVVVSRLDHDANIRPWIQAAEAVGATVRWADFDAATGELTTEHIARVLSGHTRLVAVTAASNLIGTRPDIPAVADLVHRAGSLLHVDAVHYASHAAVDLSGLGADFLVCSPYKFLGPHLGVLAGRPEMLETLRPDKLLPSTDAVPERFELGTLPYELLAGARAAVDFLAGLAPVADGTRRERLIAAFAAIEAHEDALRARIEQGLAALGGITVHSRAARRTPTLLLTLADHSAAAASQYLAERGVDAPAGSFYALEASRRLGLGDEGGLRIGLAPYSSDEDVDRLLDALSGFLGTPPVTG from the coding sequence ATGGCCTTCGACGTCGACGCGGTCCGCGCGCAGATCCCCGCCCTGAAGTCCGGCTCTGCCCGCTTCGACGCACCCGGCGGCACCCAGACACCGCAACCGGTGATCGACGCCCTCATGGATGCGCTGGCCAACCCGCTCGCCAACCGGGGACGTACCACCGAGGGCGAGCGCAACGCGGAGGCGATCGTGGCCGGTGCCCGCCGTGCGCTGGCCGACCTGCTGGGCGCCGATCCGCGGGGCATCGTGTTCGGCCGCAGCGCCACCCAGCTCACCTATGACCTGTCCCGCACCCTGGCGAAGAACTGGGGCCCCGGCGACGAGGTGGTCGTCAGCCGACTTGACCACGACGCCAACATCCGCCCCTGGATCCAGGCGGCAGAGGCCGTCGGCGCCACCGTCCGATGGGCGGACTTCGACGCGGCCACCGGCGAGCTGACGACCGAGCACATCGCCAGGGTGCTCTCCGGACACACTCGTCTCGTGGCCGTCACCGCAGCGTCGAACCTCATCGGCACCCGCCCCGACATCCCCGCCGTCGCAGACCTGGTGCACCGGGCCGGTTCCCTGCTGCATGTGGACGCTGTGCATTACGCCTCGCACGCCGCCGTCGACCTGTCCGGCCTCGGCGCGGACTTCCTGGTCTGCTCGCCGTACAAGTTTCTCGGCCCGCACCTGGGCGTGCTGGCAGGCCGTCCCGAAATGCTGGAGACACTGCGGCCGGACAAGCTGCTGCCCTCCACCGACGCGGTTCCCGAGCGTTTCGAGCTGGGCACCCTGCCGTACGAGCTGCTGGCCGGGGCCCGCGCGGCGGTGGACTTCCTCGCCGGTCTGGCCCCTGTGGCCGACGGCACCCGCCGGGAACGTCTGATCGCCGCCTTCGCGGCGATCGAGGCCCACGAGGATGCCCTGCGGGCCCGTATCGAACAGGGGCTGGCCGCCCTCGGTGGCATCACCGTGCACTCCCGGGCCGCCCGGCGGACCCCGACCCTGCTGCTCACCTTGGCGGACCACAGCGCGGCCGCCGCCTCGCAGTACCTGGCGGAGCGCGGCGTCGATGCTCCGGCCGGGTCCTTCTACGCGCTGGAGGCATCCCGCCGGCTCGGACTGGGCGACGAGGGCGGGCTGCGGATCGGCCTGGCCCCCTACAGCAGCGACGAGGACGTCGATCGCTTGCTGGATGCCCTGTCCGGCTTCCTCGGCACCCCGCCCGTCACCGGCTGA
- a CDS encoding transglycosylase SLT domain-containing protein yields the protein MQLTAMSKKFARMTKTKKISLGMVAAGAAVMAGTVVSAPAASAATPAQSGGNVDAWINQSLQIMREKGIPGTYEGIRKNLMRESSGNPNAINNWDSNAAKGIPSKGLLQVIDPTFKTYHVSGTSQNIYDPVANITAACNYAAHRYGSIDNVNSAY from the coding sequence ATGCAGCTCACCGCGATGTCCAAGAAGTTCGCCCGCATGACCAAGACCAAGAAGATCTCGCTGGGCATGGTCGCAGCCGGCGCCGCCGTCATGGCCGGCACTGTCGTCAGCGCCCCGGCCGCCTCGGCCGCCACCCCCGCCCAGTCCGGCGGCAACGTTGACGCCTGGATCAACCAGTCGCTGCAGATCATGCGTGAGAAGGGCATCCCGGGCACCTACGAGGGCATCCGCAAGAACCTGATGCGCGAATCGAGCGGCAACCCGAACGCCATCAACAACTGGGACTCCAACGCCGCCAAGGGCATACCGTCCAAGGGCCTGCTCCAGGTCATCGACCCCACCTTCAAGACGTACCACGTCAGCGGCACCTCCCAGAACATCTACGACCCCGTCGCCAACATCACCGCCGCGTGCAACTACGCCGCGCACCGCTACGGCTCGATCGACAACGTCAACTCGGCCTACTGA